Below is a genomic region from Triticum dicoccoides isolate Atlit2015 ecotype Zavitan chromosome 5A, WEW_v2.0, whole genome shotgun sequence.
AGCAAAAATAAATGATATAACAGGTGATGATTGTTGTACAAATACATGAGAGTACGCATTAATGATGACCAATGTCATCCGTACgaactgatttttgtcaaatacgtGTGGGATTCAGTAAAGAATACAGAGTTAGGCTAGGAATACAATGTATATTAAGATACTAAGCTCTCTAGATTTCAAGCCTCTTGGTGCATCAGAGGCTATGGATCGTTGTGGGGCCCGTCTGTAAGTGTAATGTGTCGCTGGTTGAGAATAACACATAGTTTTCGTTTTGAGAAGGTATTCCATGGTTTCCCTTTTTATTTCTTCCTGTGTTTTTTTTTATCAATTTCATAGTATTTCTTTCAGAACGTTAGATTTTTAAGCATGGCAAATTATATTGTCATGAGGATGACAATTTCCTCTATCAACCATGGCAATTTCTGGCATAAAAACTGAACACGGCTAGGATTTGCCATACTTGCTAAAGGAAATTGCCATTCTCACGAAAACATAATTTGCAATCTTGGGCATTCCATTTGCCATGCTAAAAAAATCTGACATTTGATTTGCAGCGAAATCATTTTTTTGGGGGGCTTTTCCTGTTTATTTccctgtttttgtttttgtttttgtttttattctACTTTACATGAATATTCattaaaattcatgaatatttaaaaatatgtgaacatttttaaaataaaaaatatCCAAATAGATGAATATTTTcaaagtttatgaacatttttaaagtctGCCTACATTTTTTAATCTGCAAACCTTTTTCAAATTCACAGATATTGTCTAAACTCcataaatattttaaaattttgtgaATGTAGTTTAAAATTTATAGTTTCTAATTCACAATATCTTTTGATTAAATGGAGTGTTTCAAAAAAGAAACACGATGGCTGTTTTTTCTAGCTTAAATAGTAAGGCAAGCAAAAAAAAAAGTTAGGCTAGCCAGCGAAGAAGGAAGCCAAGCACAGCGAGCAAGAACTTCATGGGTCAGCCAATGTATATCAACAATTCAATGGTTCGCACACGGAATAAGAGCTCCCAAGGACATCACAACCACCACCGACTGGCACCAAGGCCGAAACATGTAAAAAAACCACAAACACGAGCTGAACAACCCCACAGTCAAATTAGAATAAATACCATATCTAACAGCAACACAACACAATATACGAATTAAAAAACACCATCAAAACATAATTAAAATCCAAACCATAGataaaatcaaaacaaaacaatcaTCCACAATAACCTGCTGGGGAAAAAGAAAAGTTAACCCCACAAGTGAAGAACGGCGCGACAAAGCAAGCACAGTCCTCTAGTGTATTATGAAGGGGATGTACGAAAAGGGGTGGGATTCCAAGTGGGTACATCCGCAGGTTCTCCATAGCATTTCTCATTAAAGCGTCTGCAACAAAACACTAGTGCTACGATCTCCTTACAACAGATAATCAAAGGGTTGGGCTGCACTTTCGCCTACTCATGAACGGCTGTACCAAAACTGGATAAAAGACGTCGTATGCATAGAAAGGTTCTTTGAAGCCCTGCTTTGCTAGCGGCTGATGGGGGTGTGCATCCGCTCCACGATTCTGTTGATGGCATCTCGAGTCATTACGAGGGTGTCATGCTGCAGGATGCTGTAGACATTGAGGCCCTGCATTTGAACATGTAAAACATCAGCACACTATTCTTGGGTCACAATATCTGCTGCGAAAACCACAATGGGACTGTTAATCATTGTTAAGCCGCTGAGTACCCAGACACTTACAATCGAAGGAATGACATTCACGTAGTGAAGATTTTTAGTGGCCAGCTTTAACTTCTTATCAATGTCGCCTCCATCCACCAACAAAACCTTCTTCGTATCGTCCATCTGCTTGATGTACTGCACGATGTTTTTCGTCTTGTGGCTGGGGACTTCTAGGTCCTCGAAGATGCAGAGCTACAATAAAACATGGTCAAGTAAACTATACATGCATACGTAGTTACTGCAGAGAATGGTTTCAGATGGAGAGTTCCGGGCCAACTCATGTATACGTATTTGCGTTCAGGATAACAGATGGTCAAGTTTTTCCTTTGTCACTTTGTGTGCTCGAGAATTTTTGGGAGCAGCACCAGAAGAAAATAACATTGCATAAAACAAATTAATTGTTACACACTGATCGATAGATTTCAATAGCTTTTACTCTTTCAAGAAGCCGTGGAAACAATACCATCTCAATGTCACATCTCATAAGCGACAACCTAAAAGTAAATCGTCTAAGAAGACAAGGCAGTCAGAGAAACCATTCTACAAATACATGATATTGATCAAAAAGTACAACTAGTTCATGCTCCATTAGAACTAGGGATAAGTGGTCTGTTCTCTGAACTTCAGGAAGGATCTATAAAGTACAAAATATCGTGAAAGGATCtagaaagcataaaacatagcaaaACAGTTTCATAGTGACATGCTGATCAACAGCTTCTGAAACAGCACATTAATTCTCGCATAGTTctagcaaatactccctccatgCCATAATATAATACGTTTTTGCAATTCAATtagaactgcaaaaacgtcttatattgtggTACAGAGGTAGTAATAAACATGATCATTACTGTTGCCCGAAGCATACTAGTACTAAACAAGGGTTCATGATTTAATGCAGAATCCATTTTGTAACAGAAATAGTTATCTTGGGATAAGGAAGGAGCTAACTCTACACAAGAACATCCAGGAAGATACACAATGATTTAGTAAGGcagcaaataccttcccctcagctGTTCTAGCAGACAAGGCTATCTTAAGTCCCAGACGTCGCACTTTCTTCTGCAACTTGAATGCATGGCTTCGTGGTTTCGGGCCATGCATAGTTGCACCTCCTCGAAACTGTTTCAAACAAGATGAGATATCTCCGAAGCCTATTCAATACCATTTATATGAATGGAGGAATGTCAAGATAGGGTAGTATAACCTGACAACCACGCAATGTTCCATGACGTGCTCTTCCAGTTCCTTTTTGCTTGTAAGGCTTTCTTCCTGTGCCGCTCACTTCACTGATAGTTTTAGTTGAGTGTGTCCCCTGTGAAAGACAGGTGCATGCAATTATCGGAACGTGCATTAGAAAGATAGAACTTAAGGGCCTGTTCGGCTCTCCTCCGCTCCACACTCTCGCTCCGGGAGTTGGTGGAGCGCTAGTTAAAAGTCCAGGAGCGGGGGAGTAGATGCTCTGCAGATTCTCAGATTTGTGGAGCTAGTGgatcaccgaacactccctaaataTCTGAACTTaagaatgtactccctccgttccgaattacttgtggcaggtatggatgtatctagatgtattttagttctagatacatccatttctacgacgagtaatttggaacggagggagtaactgatATTACACCCAACATACAGATCACATGATTTGGGAGCTTGTGAGCTTAAGTCAATCAACAGAACAAGAGAGATCGTAGTGTGCACCTGTTGCCTTTTAGCAAGCTGCCACCTTACTACCCTGTGAACGATATCCTTCCTAATTGGAACATCAAAAACATCACCATCCAAAACCATGAATCCGTTGTCCTCATTATGGAAGTTTGTTACTCTAGCTACTAGGTCCTCATACTGCCCTGTAATAAAATATTAATATTACTTACAAGTTACAACTCAGCATAATgtgaaaataatatatatatatatatatatatatatatatatatagctttcTATTAGCCAATTATCACTACATAAAAAGTGACATCAAGTTCTGTCCCATTATGAAAAATCTTGTTCAGTGAAGCTCAATTTTCAATCAAAGAGCGCAGAGTTAACGAAGAAATCTCTGTCAGTTAGATAAAAATAGCCCATAGGGCACTCAAGAGAAACAGCAATGTCATAGCAACAGATGGATAAGGAACACTAGAAACACACCAAGCTCTCGGTCTGGTGTCCAGACAGTCTTGCTAGATAGAAGTTCCGGTGGAATCAGCGCTTCATTTGCTGGAGCCAAAAGAGTAGAATACCCTTTGGAGTAGACATTTGGCAAAATCTGCAAATGAAGAAAGCTAACTGAGAAGGCAGAATTAGAATCACATGCCAGGAAATATAGCCAAGATACAGAAAACCAACTTTTGAACATAACACATTGTTGCTATTTGCTAATCATTACTGAGATAGAACTCAAGCAGGCCCATATTTGTTAATCATTGCTATCTGGATCTAGAAGTACCCTTGAGTAAGTTGATACCTAACCCGAATCACACTCAATCAAACGCTACATTTCCAAACTAGAAGCGACCAGGAATAAAACCCATTACAAAATCTGTTCACAAAGTGGTATCTGGTCATCTGTCAGGTCGTAGAAGGAGGGGCAGTTTTAGCACATACATCTATCGGCACCAAACAAGTGAGGTACAAGTTCAGTTATCCAATGGCGCACAAGCCTGACGGCCATATCCAACGGCTGCTGTTATTTAGCATCCTGTCTTAATTACTGTTGATTGTAATTCGGTTAAAACAGGCACTCTGTTTAGCGATTTAATTCTATTGTTCTGCCACTGTACTTGTGGAAGCTGTTCGGTTATATATGCCCCTCGGGTGGTGAAAAGTAAGAAGAAAAATTACCCAAAATTAATTTCTTAGAGTAGAAGCACATAGCAGCATAGGCGATTTCTTCTTCCCATATATCAGGAACGTGACCCAAACCGCCCAAAAATCAGTGTCAACTGCTCCACAAATCCTGACTGATCGATGGGATCTTGGTACCATCCCAACAGAGACGCCCAAATCCATAGTTTCTAAAATCCCCGTAAACCCTACCCATCCAATGAGCCAAATGCGGTCTAACTCTCACGTATTCAAACTGGCGGAGCACGTCGCTCTAGCCTCACGGAGCACCAACGTGACAGACATGGGGAGGATGGGGTGCAAGAACAAGACCTTGGCGAGGAGCGGGGTGCCGCAGCCGATGGCGCCGAGCTGGGACAGGCAAGCCATGGCTCGACGCAGGAGGGATGCGGCACGTGCGAGGGCGTGCATCGGCTGGCGCCAGGTGGAGAGGACGCAGCGGTGGCGGCGACCTGGGGAGTCAGAGAGTGTCGTGAGGGAAGTCCTGACAGTACGAGAGAGGGGTAGGGAAGTAGCAGGATCACACTAGGTGCAAGTGTGACACAGAAGCTTTTGCAGGTTCAGGCCCCTCGCGGCGGAGGTAAAGACCCTAAGTCCTGTGCTCCGGGAGCTTTTTCTCTGCGTATGGATGTCAGATTACAGTGTGTGCAAACCCTTGCCTAAGTGAAGGAGGGTGGCTTATAAAGTGTGTGTCAAACCTCCCCATCTTTTACGTTACAAGGGTTTAACTATGGTGTTTTTGGTGAAGCACAAGGCGGATAATGTCTACCAAAATCATAATGCATGTATTCGTGGATTGTTCATTATATATACAGAGAAAGTAGGGCAACGCCGTAAACCTATAAGGCTCATATAACGTCCACAAAGTACAATAACTTAAGATATTATGGTGTGTGGTTCAATTTAACTAATGCAATGTATCGCCTAGATAGAATAGACCCATCCCACCTCGGTAATAGCATTCTGGTTTGATTCTCTAATGTACTTGCATTGCATTTACTCGGACCAAGAAAAAGAGGTGTTATTTTTTCTGTCTGCTAAACTATACATATATGGATATCAACTCATTATACAGATATAGTATTAAAGCAACATTTTGAAGTGGTTCTAAACAGCACATCAGCCAGGGCCACACTAGCCAGCACGGCGAAGTGCGCATATTCTTCTAGCTACTACAAACTTAGAAATGGATTGTACGCTCACACACAATTAGCAGAACATGGTAGATTTAGGGAGGGGAGTAACACACCTGCCCTTCCATAACACGGACACCTGAATTGACATCTGCTACTGCAGCGCTTGAGCTGCACACATATAGCACGAACAATTCATTCAGCTCTTTCCACAAGCAAGAGGCAGGCTGGCATCACAGACTATACCTAAAGGCGCGCGCGAGTGGTCCAAGCCCCGAGAGCAGAGGAGGCACGCAGGCGTGCTGGTGCGCCCTGGAAGTTGCCTGATCAATCAGACAAGGTGCAGTAAAACACATCAGATCAGTTCAAAGATATTGTGAATCAGTGTTCTGCTTCTGTTGTAAAGAAAGAGCTCGAGGAAGCGCGGGGGAGGGGCACCTAACCTGAGAGATGGTGGCAGCGGTGAGGGCATGTCTGGACCTGGATGCGGCGATGAGAGATCTGATGGACATGGCTGCTGGTGATTAAGCTTTCCCAGCGGCAGCAGCGGCCTGCACAAACAAAGAGGGGAAGAAAGTGATAATAAGTCCCATAGACCTCCTGGATAGGAATGGGTATTTCAACAATTTCCTATCACGGAACAATGTACATAAGTTAAAAAGTGGCGCCCTACTCATATTAAGCTGGTTGCGGCAATTTGTGCCATTGTAGTAGTAGATAAAACGTAAATTTGACATCCTAGCCATGTCGCTCTCATGCATCGGTCCGTAGGTGCCCTTGTAACTATCATGGCCATGTATGAACACGAAACAGCAACCAAGCCAAGCCTACAGCTCGCAGTATTATCATTTGCCGTTTTCTTGCTGATGCCGTCCATCTAAAAAAAAATCTAGACATTGATTGTTGCCTCCACTGTTTATACATGATTACGTTCACATAAATGAGCCAAGCAAAACAGAAAAACGCCATCATTTAAGATAATCATACTTGCACCTCTAACAAACTAAGCAACAAAGACATGGCATCATCATACATAAACATCAACTGCAATCAGTTTAGCATGGAATCATATATAAGCACATATCTAAAAAGAAACCATAGCCCAAACAGTTGCATCACGCTGGCACTGCATCATCATTTCTAACTAAGGTAGTCAGCAGCAGCAACTTAGAGATCAAAATAAGTCCCAAATCAGGTCGGCAATGCAGACAGACCATGGTCCAGAAAATGCATCCTAGCCAGAATAACACAGTTGTAGAAGAGCAAAGAAACGTGGGATGAGGAGAGTGGGCGGAAATGTCGGGCGACGGAGGAGGAGcgtggggaggagaagaagaaggggcgACGGGAGAAGgatgagggggagggggagggggcgggagaGCAGCGCAGTCTTCTTTACAGGCGATTCACGCAGAGTGAGATGGAGAGAGGGTTAGCGAGAGGGGAATGGGGGGAAGGGAGCAGTAACTCTACGGCGGCGAGGAGGCTCGCCGGTTGACGGAGATGGACGGCGACGGGGTGCAGGGAGTGGCGCGCCAGCGGACGGAAGAGAGGGCAGGAGGGGATGACGGTGGAAATGGGGAGGAGGGAATGGATGAGGGGGTGCTCACCTCCGCAGCGGTGATGGCCGCCTGACCCGTCCGGCGGCGGCGACGTGTGCGGCGGCGTGATCTGGGAGCGGGAGGAGGGGAGAGCGGCGGCGAATGGGGGTCCCGGAGTCACAGGTCGCGCGCCCGCCGGCATGTatggcggctgggccggcccaacaaCGCTCCAGGCACCACGTAATCTGGTTAATACAGTTTAAAAAAATATATAAACTTCTAATTATCCCTAAAATACATGATTTCTAATTACCCATAAAATACATGATTTCTAATTatcaaatatttttttgtcatctctttttcttttaatTATCGACTTAGCTTCCTTGTGCCTAACAAATCAAATATCCCAAAATAAACTGAAGATTATCTCCATAATCCCAATATTAATATTTTATATATCCTATATGTTCAAAGCTATACAAGTTTGGCTGCATGCTTTCCTAGGATGACAGGCATTCACAAATAAAATATTCTTATTTATTTCTTTTTGCAGCAGTTGATTCAAAATCTGCCTGAATTCTCAATTTCATAAGAGTAGGCAACAAATGTACAAATGCATAAAACCAAGCCATTCCAACCAACAATGCACTCATTGTTACTTGTAGACCTTGATACTGCAGAGAACATCCATTACATTGTGACTTGAACATTGCAATGACAAAAACGATCAGAGATTCAACAATTTGTACATAGCCATCGTGCCTAAAAGTTGTAAATTTTCTTAAAACGTGATTCCCCATTTGGACCAAAACAATAAATAAATAAGTGCCTAAATTCAGAAGCTTGTACACACTTCGAATGTTGCAACTATAAAAATAAATTGTACATGAGAAAAGTGAAGAAAACTTACAACTAGTGTCAAACAGGGCAGAAATTTTTGTTTTGGGCCAAATGGGGAACCGCATTTTAAGAAAAAAGGGCCAAACAAGGAATTCTCTCATAAAATACATAGAAAGCAATATAATGGTTGTTGGAACCATGAGCCACTAAAACATAATAGAAATGAGATATACCTTTCTGCCTAGTTGTACTAGCGGCTAGTTCTCGATCTATCACGGTTCTGGTGGGACATTCCTCGGAGCAATAATTCCCTCTATTGGCATGTTCTATTGGAGTTACTCTGAGACGGTTAGGATGAGTATATGTTCCATTCATTATACCAAATTCTGCACAAGCGACTAAAAGAAATGTTGCGCCCTCTTTGTACAAACGAACTTGTGCATGTTTCAGTCTTGGAGGTGCTCGATACACAAGTGAAATCCATGGGCATTAACCATTGACACACGATATATTACAACAAGACCATCAACCATCGGCAGTGCCCCTTCTTCAAACAGAAGGTTTCCTGATGTTAATACAG
It encodes:
- the LOC119301833 gene encoding 50S ribosomal protein L4-like isoform X2, with product MHALARAASLLRRAMACLSQLGAIGCGTPLLAKILPNVYSKGYSTLLAPANEALIPPELLSSKTVWTPDRELGQYEDLVARVTNFHNEDNGFMVLDGDVFDVPIRKDIVHRVVRWQLAKRQQGTHSTKTISEVSGTGRKPYKQKGTGRARHGTLRGCQFRGGATMHGPKPRSHAFKLQKKVRRLGLKIALSARTAEGKLCIFEDLEVPSHKTKNIVQYIKQMDDTKKVLLVDGGDIDKKLKLATKNLHYVNVIPSIGLNVYSILQHDTLVMTRDAINRIVERMHTPISR
- the LOC119301833 gene encoding 50S ribosomal protein L4-like isoform X1 is translated as MSIRSLIAASRSRHALTAATISQATSRAHQHACVPPLLSGLGPLARAFSSSAAVADVNSGVRVMEGQILPNVYSKGYSTLLAPANEALIPPELLSSKTVWTPDRELGQYEDLVARVTNFHNEDNGFMVLDGDVFDVPIRKDIVHRVVRWQLAKRQQGTHSTKTISEVSGTGRKPYKQKGTGRARHGTLRGCQFRGGATMHGPKPRSHAFKLQKKVRRLGLKIALSARTAEGKLCIFEDLEVPSHKTKNIVQYIKQMDDTKKVLLVDGGDIDKKLKLATKNLHYVNVIPSIGLNVYSILQHDTLVMTRDAINRIVERMHTPISR